CATCCGAAGTCAAAGAAGGAACCAAGAATCCTGAAGCAACAGAAAATAATTGAGATGCAGAATAAAGAGGAGAGCAGCTTCCCAATCCAGATTGAACAAAGTAAGCCCCATTAAGAAAGACATCCTTAGAGGTTCTCCATTTCCAATTCTTCCACACTCCTGGACCCCCTTCAATGTCTCTTTTGGTAACCTATCAAAATAATTGCACCACagattgcatcatttttttAGTAGATGTATTCATACAGAGCTACTTACGAAATTGGGGAGCTAGATTTTTCTGCACCTGTTTAGAGTCGGGATTTTTTGAAGCTACAAAGTAATTTCCCTCGCTTAATATTGTTGGATTTGAGCTTCCACCAATTGCATACATAAGCCACTGGTCATACCTATTGTTTGCTACATGAGCATAGCCGTACCTAACCCTGAAATCAAGCAATGGATCCAAGAAATTGAGTCAGTTCTCAAACATGCAATGATTGACTAATCCATTTAAATGCTTTTAGAAGACTTAGAATTCATGGATGGCTGGAACTCGTCTACCTTGGCATCCTTTGGACTAATCCAGGACCAAAATGGTTGAATGCCACTGTCACCTTCATAACTTTGTCTGCAATATAGCCATCTTGATGCCCAAGCAGCATCACCTGAAATTCATCCAGACGACAACATCTCACTCATCGATGATCAGTTAATGAAATTCCATTTTCGAAGTGTATGCTAAAGAATTTTCAGTGATAATGGCTCCATTCTTTTTTGGTGGAAATGGCAAGCTATTGGACTCCCTAGCATAGACTTTCCCATTCTCAGACTTTCATCATATGCTTAACatgatattttaattcctttaaTGCCGGATAAAGTACttaaatggaaaaggaaaaaagaaaatcatgatAAAAGATGTTCTTGATCACCTTGTCATGCTGAGTGAAGTAATTGTTTGAGACAGTAATGGAAGTTGATGCATGGATTATGTCAATAAGACCATCGGTGCAACGAGCCAAATAGCAGTGGTCAATCCAAATATTAGAAGATGCAAATACAGCAATTGCATCTCCATCAGAACCCGTTCTCTCTCCAACATGATTCAGACTACTTCGGACCATACCACGTTTTCCAGGTTTACAGTCGTGTATGCTGATCCCATGAATAATAACATGGCTGACACCTTCAATAGTGATGCAAGGTCCATTGGCAATCTCAACTTTGACACCCCTTCCATCAATAGTCTTATAGCTGTTCACCATCAGCTCATTCTCCAGCTTGAGGACCATGTCTCTTTGGAAAATGATCCATAGGGGTTTATCTTGGGTAGCGCCATATCGAAGTGTACCTGGTTTAGGATTTATTGGGTCATCGGACGTGTCAGTGACAACATATATGGCGCCGTTCTTCCCTCCTAAAGCAGCGTTTCCGAACCCTCTAGCACAATCAGCCAAGGCTTGTCGATTTGAAGCCCATTTTGGGTTCCATCTCCAACAAGAATCAATTATGTTCATGGCTTTCTTTTGGGGGTAATATGGACTTATGGGATTAAAATTTGTCGGAGTAGTTTTATATGGAGTGATATGAATTTTATGAGCTTGGAAGGTTGAAAAACAACAGATTAAGATCCATGAAAGCAGTAGCAAGAAACTAGAATTTGCCATGGCTGAGGTTAGAGAATTTGGGAGATGGAAGGAGAACAAATAGCTAGCATGTCAACTGCGAAATGGTTAAGGAGGTGGTCACCATGTTTAGAGCATTCGTCAGGAAATGATTAATAAGTTGTTTAGGAGGATTTCGGCTTGATTTTCTAACGCTTTAGATGAACGTGATGGCACGAGATATAAAGATAAGTTGACCTAGAGATTACGAAGCACTACTGCCTACTGCAACATCTTCAGGTACTCTAGCTAATTAAAAgccatttttattttgttcttttgtttACTATCATAAAACCATGATGTAGTATATGACTGGAAGTGTTAATTCTGGGAAAGGTTTTGTGTAGCATGTCTAGTAGCAATAGATGTGCCATCAGTACGCTCTTTTGAGATGCAGCAACGCAAAGCAAAATTAGTGAATCAAATGCAAAATACAACTCTAGTTTTCAAATTGGGCTGTAACAAGTACCAACACACTATTTTCTTAAGTGTTTAATTCATATTAAGTCCTCAATGATTGAGTCCGTTGCAGTATATGCATCAAGAACCCGAATGCGACAGGAGGAAATAATTTGCATGTGATATTatatttgattcttggttgaagCACGGACTTCTTAACCAATTCTCTTTGAATTCTATGGCTAGCTAAGCTGTTGTTTGCATGCACCCTCAAATTAACATAAATGTAACTTTTGTTTTGATTCATGGTACATCACAGCCAAGAAAAGGCCTATAATTGATATGACTATTGATCTAAGTAATCGACTCAAAAATCAGCACGCAACTCCAGGATAGCATTTGAGGGGACCTGCATCCGATGTCAAAGAAGGAACCAAATCTCCTGAAGCCACAGTAAATACTTGAGATCCATTATAATTAGGGTAGCAGCTTCCATTTCCAGACTGAACAAAATAAGCCCCATTCACAAACACATCGTCGAGGGATCTCCAATTccaattcttccaattgttcGGACCACCAGCATTGTCTCTCCTGGTAACCTACCAAAATAATTGCATAATCTTACGTCAATCTATTACTATTAACACGTGTCATACAAAACTATGCAGTagtagtagttttttttttttttgtcaaaacgaTAAGTTGCTATGAAGTAGTAATTTGCGCACTTGTTTGGTATCAGTACGGTTTGGAGCTATAAAGTAATTCCCCTCGCTAAGTATTGTTGGATTTGAGCTTCCACCAATTGCGTAGAAAAGCCACGGCTCGTAGAAATTGTTTGCTACATGAGCATAGCCGACCCTAACCCTATACATGATTTGTCCATGCAATCCATTCGGCCATCGAGAGTGAATCAGTTATCAAACGGAAGGAAGATTTATAGGATAAATTATCAATAACTTCCTGCGAAATTGCAAATGACTGCATTATTCGCATTATCCCTCTAAAATGTACCTTGGAATTCTTTGAACTAATCCATAACCAAAATGGTTAAATACAACGGTCACCTTCATAATTTGGTCCTCAATATTGCCATCTCGATGTCCAAAAAGCATCACCTGAAAATCATATTCAATGTAAGCTCATACCATGGTCCTTGGGAACAAATGTCAAAAGCTGAGCccaacttttttttaaaaattttttttttgttagcaacgatacatttgtataacctactctatcATAATCTAGGGGGAAGGAGAGCCTAAAGAGGCTGTGGTAGGGGCTAGTAggtatacagacccaactagaCCAAGGAAGTGCTATGGCGCAACTctttagatttttttcgctACTGGTGAGGTTTGAACCCTCACCAACTGCCCaaggagggacttaagtccctcccTGGTGCCCAACTGAAATCTAACTGATGATACCATTAATTTCAAACTCTTAATCAAATGTATCATCGATTTCTAAACCATCAATTTCAGATAATTGAacccaaatttaaaaaaaaaaaattttaaaaaaagccATGAAGTACTACATTCGTCACCTCCTCATGCTGAGTGTAGTAATTGTTGGAGATAGTCACAGATGTCGAACCACTGACTACATCCACGAGGCCGTCCGCACAATTAGCTAAATAGTTGTGATCAATCCAAACATGAGAAGATGTGAATACAGTAATTGCATCTCCATCAGAACCCAATCTGAGGCCGACGTGATCTGGGGTGCTTCGAACCAGCCCCCGTTTCCCTACCGTGCAGCTATGGATGCTAATCCCATGAATAATAACATGGCTCACATTTTGAATTGTGATGCACGGTCCATTTGCAATCTCAACTTTGACTCCTCTTCCATCTATAGTCTTGTAACTATTCATTATCAGCTCGTTCTCCAGCTTAAGGACCATGTCTCTTTGAAAAATGATCCATAACGGTTCATATTGGATCGCACCAAATCTGAGTGTACCTGGCTTGGGATTTATAGGGTCATCAGAGGGGTCGGTGACAACATATATCCTACCATTCTTCCCTCCAAGGGCATCACTTCCAAAACCTTTAGCACAATTAGCCAAAGCTTGGCGATTTGAATCCCATTTTGGGTTTGATCTCCAACAAGAATCAATTGCATTAAGGGTCTGAGTTTTGGAATTGGTATTATTTTGAGGAATACTATGTATTTTTTGAGCTTGAAGGGGTTGAAATCCATATACCAAAccctcaaaaaaaaatccatataTCAAGATTGTCCATGAAACCGCTAGGAAGAATGCACCAGACTTGGCCATTGCCGAGGAAATTGAGAATTTGGGAGATGGATGGGTCAATAAATAGGATATGTTCCCATGTTTAAAATGCATGTCATTCAATCCAATAATCATAATTTATCTTTTTGGGCAGATTATGAATTGATTTCTAAAGATTTCGTTGCCAAAAGCACATAtgcacacacatatatatcaTGCGATGCATATAAACGTCATGGCATTTATATATATACCTAGCAGGAAGATTAGaagtttattaaaaaaaatcttcatCACTCACCGCTCAAATTAAGGTACTTTATTTCTCTCACCAAACTAATATCTAAGTATTTATTTATGTCTTCTTCTAGCAGCCTTATGTTTCTTAGTGAAGtcatattattaatttttttcaataaaaggATATTTGCTTGCTTATATGTTATATACGTACATTGCAACTCATAATAACCCTCGAGTTTTACCCTTAATTACATTTATTCGTATAGGTGCATCAAGTAGCGAAACGGAAGCATTATATAGAAAGCACTTTACTCCTCAAACGACTAAATTATTTGCAAATATGTTGAAAAAGTAAATATGATTACTAGAAGAAATCCACTTCGTACGTCATTTTATGAACTTCAGAATAATGCTACCTTCAGcaatataaaaggaaaaatatcttCTTTTGTCAAAgttaaaaaggaaaagtttttgaataaaaaggcAACATTATAACTCAAAATGTACTTGGTATAATACGAATATTTTTGCATCCATTTTCCTTTTGTTCTTCAACAAGCATGTCTATACATTGCGTTAGGCTTAAACAAAGGAAAGACACCATATACATGCAATATATGTCATATCCATTATATGTACAAAAGCGCTCCAACATGGGCAGGTTTTTCTTAACTTCCCTTCTCGAGCTTTCTCTgcattttacttttattttttacttttttttatttgtttacttcCTTCTATTATTTTCTGTCAATCAATAATATCTGTACTTCTGTTACAGTGACCTATACTGGGAGAAAGTCAATTGGACCAAATGTGGTTACTGGGAGGGAAATTTACTCTAAAGTAGAGGAGTAATGCATTACTACACGCCCCGAAAAAGAAGAGTTTGAACTTGTGCCCCGCAACCAAAAGTATATACTATGCGTTgcttgtatttttatttttttttttgtcgaaacgataggATAATTTCATTATAGTAAAGGAAATTTACAAGTGCGAGCAACGGCTCGAGAGAACTTTACAAAAAGTGTTCAAAGACACTGAGGAACATTCCTTTCCTCATCCACAATAATGCCTAAGGCATCAACACTTAATTTTCTACTATCTATCATATTTTCTTCCCTACTCAAACAAAAGGAGCACATGCAAAATAGTCTTTTCACATTCACAATATCCTCCAGCAATGTAGCCATTCTGCTATCCAGTGGTTGTGTTTTTGTTAGTTGTTTCAACAGCTCCTTGTTGGCAAAATTGAGCCTGATTCTGCTCCACTGATATTGTGCAGCTTTGCACAAAACTAGCTTTAATGCTAGTGCATCATCTAGTTCTTGGTTCCTCAGGCTTCCTTCTTTCAGCTTCTATTCTGCAATTTTCGTGCCTGAAGTTGTTCTAACTGTGACTCCAATGCCTAGGCTGTTTTGTCCTTTCCTTGTAGCTGTTGACAAGTCCATGATCATAGCTCCCTGAGCTTCATTGCCTTGGCTTTGTTGATCATGCATGTGGGCTGTTTCTTCTGTACTcgttttattttttgatttctCTACTTCCACTTGCTCCAGCCACTCTCTATGTGCTTTTTCTACTGTTCTCAGTGGTGATGATCTAGTTAAGCTCTCAAACTCCTTCTTATTTCTATCTTTCCACACTTGACACAAAATATTTGCTGTCAAACCAATATGTTCCTTCCCTTCTGGTCTTGTCCTTGCTTCTGAGATTCTAAGCCACCATCTTCTGAAGTCACCCTGCTGGTCCTGAGCCCTGTCCCAGTGAATAGGTGATGCCTTCCAGATGTCCACCGTGTGGGGGCATGTTAGCAATAGATGTTCAATTGTTTACTGTGCCTCTCCACAGGTTCTACACATTGGATCACCCACTCTTGTTCTTCTACTCACTGCTTCTCTCACTAGTAAAGCTCCTTGTATACATTTCCAAATGAAGAGCTTGATTTTGTGCTTGATGTTGAGCTGCCAGAGTGTGTTCCACATCTGTGACACGTGTTGGCTCCCCTCTATATAACTTGAACGAGCTACCTCTGAGTTACTCTTGTTACTCTTGTATTTACTCGCGTTGATTGTTAACAAGTAAATTTTGTCATTGTTAGAAGAATTCATTCGGGAGAAAAGTGTTTATTGAATTTGTtaatgtaaataaaatattttgttgTATTGTTAGCACCAACTAGGATTAGGGTTGCTAGCGAGTTAAGTCGCTTGCAAGTTGCTCACGAGCAATTCAGTCAAATACTCGACTCAAACTCGATTTGATCGAGTttaagctcgaactcgagtagATCAATGCATATACCAAGTCAAGTTCGGACATCCATTTGTGTTACTCGAGCGCTAGTCAAGTAGTTTGATTATTGGTATATtgtttatattatatttttatttttattatgaaATGACTAATAAGGGCTAATGTTTTAGGTAATTTACCATAAGTGTTGTCTATtcaataaaattcataaatGGCAAAAATGTAATATtgtaaaaactaaaaagaaaatgagaattTTAGATAATTTACCATAAATTTTTGATGCATAGTATCAAACCCAATACCCAACTCTAATACCATGGATCAGAAGTTATTCTTTTAGATGTTTGTGCTGCTCATATTATGGTTGAGTTCAAATAACGTCAGGATTCGTCAAAGTACTTCTTTTGGATGCTTAGTTCTTAATTTTCCAAATTCTTGCGTAAAAACACCTTTTTTGATCATGTTCTGCATTTAAAAATAAATCATTTCATACTTTCTTTGAACTTCTGAAATAATGTTCTACGTATGACTTGAAAATTGCAAGCAATTACAACGGAAATACCCATATAGGAAATTGAAAACAAATAACCAATTGAAGAGACAACCAACCCGAGAGACTATGGGAAGGCTTTCCTTCATTATTCCTTATACACAAACGAATATTTAGGACCAAGTAATAGTGCTTCAATAGTCAGTTAATTACATGCATGTTGCCTAGCTATAAATGGTTTCAGTCTTCTTTATAAGAGATGTGTGGCATCAGTGCTGCGATTTCTATGCGTAGCTGCACATTCCATAAACACAAAAGCTACCTTTGTTGCACTTATTGCTGCAACTTCCACAGTGTCTCCTATCTGACAATGGATTCACGCACCTTCCTTTGCAACAGATCTCTGGGTACTTGCATTTCTTCCCGCACATGCCACAGTTTAGTCTGTCAATTAAAACATTCACACATTTCTTCTTGCAGCAATCTGGCCCTGGACTTCCCCTTATGTGGCATACTCTGGGGTAATTGTTGCATGTCATTTTGGCCCTATATTTTTGGGGAAGGAAGCGGCTAGTCCCACGAAGTGACATAGGTGCTTCATCTTCAGGCGAAGAAATTTCAGAGGAATCAGCTACTTCAGAGCCTTCCTTGTTGCCAAGAAATGATTCGTCTCTAGATGCTTCTGCTGCTGATATGGTAATGGCCAAGGCCATCGCCATCACCATTGCAAGTAGTACTAAAATCTTTGCGCACTTCATTTCAATCCCTGgtccaattttcaattttataagCTGAAGAACGAAAGAATGAGGGATTAGTTGGAGGAAGTTTGAAATTTGGATGGGTGGATGTAATGGAGGAACAAGAGTTTATATAGACAAGAATTGCATGGAAAGAACGTGGTATTCCCTGCATCGTTAGTGGGATAGTCTACTAGAACGGCTAGGAACAAACTTCAATCAAGCAAACCTAAGTTAGGCAGTGGAAGAAATATCAGCCCTTCAAGAAAGGAAGACTGCTGCCACCAAAATAAGTCAGCAGGCTACCACACATTTGACAGATTAGGAATAAGTAACCGTGAGTTTTTGTCCCTCATTATTTTGATTTTCACACGCGAAGGTAGTGGAAATTAGAGAGATACAAAGATGGAAAAACCATCATGTTGATTGAAGATCAGAAAAAAATTCTTTCAGTTGAATACTTGGGATCTCTTTTTCAGCATAATAAATAAAAGGAGTGGCCTCGTTGGcgtttttttcccaaaaaaaaaaaaaggaataatagTGCCTCATTGATCGTgcatatatattttaaattagaAAAGTATCACTAAATTAGAATTGTTTTTGGAAAAAGGTACTCTAACTTCGTAAAAAGATATCCTTACCTTCAATATAAAACAAATTAAAGTTCTGGTAGGCAAACATCATGAAGCTAAATTGTCACGGACAGTTAAGACTTGATCAACTTTTTTAAGTCCTAATTTATTTACCAAGAACCTTGAGTACTGAGTTAGTCGTCAAATACTATCCTAATCTTAGccaaagtgatggattatgtaaCTTTTTTCTAAGTTTGGGCAGATAAATCTGGAGTTGTTAAAAGTCAGATGTGGATTTTGCAGGTCAATGGATGTTAGCTGCTTAAATTTAGAAACCACTCGAACCAGAGCTCACAAGAAACGTTTAAATAGGTCTAGAAAGCCCAGAATGAGACCAGAATCCTGCTTGGATTTCTGAACTTTGATTTTGGAATTCGTTACACTTGCACTTAAAGTGTTCTTAGCGTCTGTGATTTGACTATCATATACAATTATACAGTACTAACATTTCAGGTTCCTAATTTGACCCTACGGAGCAGAGCGGACCCACCTTTGACTCGTTGCCTTAAAACTTTATTTTAATGGATAAAAAACAAAAGAGTCCCGGTGGGAAATCTAATATACAGAAAAATctccatggtttcaaaatatacaacacgacaccccgtactttgaactaaattgtaaaggtgacggaatccgttaaacttaatggaaatggagaaaataaccaaaataccctgatataattaagcaaaagacagctcaaaaaaatcatttgttttattctttagatagagagaattgagggttaagggaTAAAACaggtatatttgttaaaaattaggtataaattttttttttttaggttccaataagtcatttccgttaagtttaacggattccgtcacctttacaatttagttcaaagtacggtcgtgttgtatattttgaaaccacagggagcttttctgtgtattaggtttaccacaggagacttttttgtattttatccTATTTTAATTCATGTGAAACGCAACAACAGATCTTCCCTCCAATTTTCTATTCCGCTCTTTATTTCACTATTTATTATATTCTCATTTCTTTTGCATAAACATTtatactttatatttttttattttcttaaattgaaATAACTCTAAGggagtaaaaaataaaatgcaacaGTCTAAAAAgataatatataatagaaaagtaaaatttacaatagaaaattcacaaaattttcaTTAAACAATTAATTTTGCTCTTTTTAGTTTGTTGAATTTCGTGTATTACCTTGTTAATATTTCTTGAAATCTTATGAAGACagaaaaaaagaattataatatgatgtttataaaggaaaaataaaaatataataaaaaatggaacAATGAGTGGGATGGAAGATTCGTtctcaaaaaaatatatatattatcacaTTCTATTGCTTCTGCTTATTTTCCTgcgaaaaagggaaaaggaagcTCAATTGTTTCCGCAAAATTCATTACCGTATATGAAACTTGCAACTGCATTTCACGACTTATTATCTAGGTTCATGATTTTAATACTCGCGTAAGTGAACGTCTAGCCCTGAAATATATCATAGTTATTGAAGCACAAAAATGGAAATATCTGGTTCCTTTATTTTGGTTACTTTAAGATAAGAAACTGGacgcaataataataataataataataataataataataataataataataataataataataataataataataataataataataataataataataataataataataataataataataaaataataataataataataataataataataataataataataataataataataataaataataataataataataataataataataataataataataataataataatataataataataataataataataataataataataataataataataataataataataaataataataaataatataataataataataataataataataataataataataataataataataataataataataataataataataataaaataataataataataatataataataataataataataataataataataataataataataataataataataataataaaggagAAAGAATTCACAATGATCTTCTTAGTTTCTTAAATTTAACAATAAAAGTATTTTAAAAAGTTTCTTCTCAAAGCAAAGCCGACATTGGCTTCTCCCTTTTTACAGTTTCTTTAGACCCCCTC
Above is a genomic segment from Coffea eugenioides isolate CCC68of chromosome 5, Ceug_1.0, whole genome shotgun sequence containing:
- the LOC113772277 gene encoding putative pectate lyase 2 encodes the protein MANSSFLLLLSWILICCFSTFQAHKIHITPYKTTPTNFNPISPYYPQKKAMNIIDSCWRWNPKWASNRQALADCARGFGNAALGGKNGAIYVVTDTSDDPINPKPGTLRYGATQDKPLWIIFQRDMVLKLENELMVNSYKTIDGRGVKVEIANGPCITIEGVSHVIIHGISIHDCKPGKRGMVRSSLNHVGERTGSDGDAIAVFASSNIWIDHCYLARCTDGLIDIIHASTSITVSNNYFTQHDKVMLLGHQDGYIADKVMKVTVAFNHFGPGLVQRMPRVRYGYAHVANNRYDQWLMYAIGGSSNPTILSEGNYFVASKNPDSKQVTKRDIEGGPGVWKNWKWRTSKDVFLNGAYFVQSGLGSCSPLYSASQLFSVASGFLVPSLTSDAGPLNCHPGEAC
- the LOC113771038 gene encoding putative pectate lyase 2 gives rise to the protein MAKSGAFFLAVSWTILIYGFFFEGLVYGFQPLQAQKIHSIPQNNTNSKTQTLNAIDSCWRSNPKWDSNRQALANCAKGFGSDALGGKNGRIYVVTDPSDDPINPKPGTLRFGAIQYEPLWIIFQRDMVLKLENELIMNSYKTIDGRGVKVEIANGPCITIQNVSHVIIHGISIHSCTVGKRGLVRSTPDHVGLRLGSDGDAITVFTSSHVWIDHNYLANCADGLVDVVSGSTSVTISNNYYTQHEEVMLFGHRDGNIEDQIMKVTVVFNHFGYGLVQRIPRVRVGYAHVANNFYEPWLFYAIGGSSNPTILSEGNYFIAPNRTDTKQVTRRDNAGGPNNWKNWNWRSLDDVFVNGAYFVQSGNGSCYPNYNGSQVFTVASGDLVPSLTSDAGPLKCYPGVAC